The following proteins are encoded in a genomic region of Methanoculleus oceani:
- a CDS encoding F420-nonreducing hydrogenase — translation MKIAIEELAGCSGCTIAVLDLHEMLLDVVAEAEIVYSPVIMDVKEPPEGIDIAFVTGAVRNEENRERLEKIRKRAKTLVALGTCACYGGISGLSMLNSNVDLFSCVYREVETVKPDGVIPTDVPPFLYRAFAVGDLVKVDYYVTGCPPKEAFLKKIIPAMVAGDTLELSRKSVCSECDRIMGPVENWTLKRRHEGVPDREHCLLGQGYLCLGSVTFGRCAATCPKNNIPCHGCNGPSLDILREPCRDIHGMMVRRISDLTDKPQKEVEKEFYDVAHTMYAFTIGSLIMEDKETSKIRDLVKERSK, via the coding sequence ATGAAGATTGCTATTGAGGAACTGGCAGGGTGTTCGGGATGCACGATTGCGGTGCTCGATCTCCACGAGATGCTCCTTGACGTCGTCGCGGAAGCGGAGATCGTCTACTCCCCGGTGATCATGGATGTCAAGGAACCTCCCGAGGGCATCGATATCGCGTTCGTTACCGGGGCCGTCCGAAATGAAGAGAACCGCGAACGCCTCGAGAAGATCCGGAAGCGGGCAAAGACGCTCGTGGCGCTCGGGACCTGTGCCTGCTACGGCGGCATATCGGGTCTCTCGATGCTGAACTCAAACGTTGATCTCTTCTCCTGTGTCTACCGGGAGGTGGAGACGGTAAAGCCCGATGGGGTTATCCCGACGGACGTGCCGCCGTTCCTTTACCGGGCGTTCGCGGTGGGCGACCTCGTGAAAGTCGATTACTATGTTACGGGCTGCCCGCCCAAAGAGGCGTTCTTAAAGAAGATCATCCCGGCAATGGTCGCGGGAGACACCCTTGAACTCTCGCGCAAATCCGTCTGTTCGGAATGCGACAGGATCATGGGCCCGGTCGAGAACTGGACACTCAAGCGGCGGCACGAGGGTGTTCCCGACCGTGAGCACTGCCTGCTCGGGCAGGGCTACCTCTGTCTCGGGAGCGTCACCTTCGGCAGGTGCGCCGCGACCTGTCCCAAAAACAACATTCCGTGCCACGGGTGCAACGGCCCGTCGCTCGATATCCTCCGTGAGCCCTGCCGGGATATCCACGGCATGATGGTGCGGAGAATTTCAGATCTCACCGATAAGCCGCAGAAAGAGGTGGAGAAGGAATTCTACGACGTCGCCCACACAATGTACGCCTTCACCATCGGGAGCCTGATCATGGAGGATAAAGAGACGTCAAAGATCCGGGATCTGGTAAAGGAGAGGAGCAAATGA
- a CDS encoding Ni/Fe hydrogenase subunit alpha — MKEITISPVTRIEGHAGVRIFLNDRGEVDSAHFQVVELRGFEKFLIGAAIEEAPRITPRICGICPSAHHLAAAKATDQIFGVEPPATGKKLRELLNVGQFVHSHALHFFMLAAPDFILGHDCPAESRNVIGLARQSPEIAKKAIAVRKFGQRLTEAVGGKPIHPANALPGGMSAPLTEGKRAELAVMADEALGIAREGWDLARNLLDGVDTEIGAVRTGFVGMTNQGVYSTYDGSAAMLGPDGGRVGSFSGPEYTNFIEEYSEDWSYLKFARFKGGDYYRVGPLARLNIVEKMGTEHADAALAEYRERFGTGTQAALAYHLARYIEFIASCERAVQLLSDPGITAPDIRTPVGAVVNRRGVGIVEAPRGTLIHDYTVNEAGIIERCNLIVATCQNNYAMDRGVEDMARRVVENGALTEAAANRIEMIIRAYDPCISCATHAIGKMPLKIECVRRT; from the coding sequence ATGAAAGAGATCACGATCAGCCCGGTGACCAGGATCGAGGGTCATGCCGGCGTCAGGATCTTCCTCAATGACCGGGGTGAGGTCGACTCGGCCCACTTCCAGGTCGTGGAACTCAGGGGATTTGAGAAATTCCTCATCGGCGCCGCAATCGAGGAAGCACCCCGGATCACGCCCCGCATCTGCGGGATATGCCCTTCGGCGCACCACCTGGCGGCGGCGAAGGCAACCGACCAGATCTTCGGCGTTGAACCGCCCGCGACCGGAAAGAAACTCCGGGAGCTCCTCAACGTCGGCCAGTTCGTTCATTCCCACGCCCTCCATTTCTTCATGCTCGCGGCGCCCGACTTCATCCTGGGCCACGATTGCCCCGCGGAGAGCAGGAACGTCATCGGACTTGCCCGTCAATCGCCCGAGATAGCAAAGAAGGCGATCGCGGTCCGGAAGTTCGGCCAGCGCCTGACGGAAGCGGTCGGCGGCAAACCCATCCACCCGGCAAACGCGCTCCCCGGGGGTATGTCGGCGCCGCTCACGGAAGGAAAGAGGGCAGAACTGGCTGTCATGGCGGACGAGGCGCTCGGAATCGCCCGTGAGGGATGGGACCTCGCACGCAACCTCCTCGACGGCGTCGATACGGAGATCGGGGCTGTCAGGACCGGATTCGTGGGGATGACCAACCAGGGAGTCTACTCGACCTACGACGGGTCTGCTGCGATGCTCGGCCCGGACGGAGGCAGAGTCGGTTCGTTCTCAGGGCCGGAATACACGAATTTCATCGAGGAGTACTCGGAGGACTGGTCGTACCTGAAGTTCGCCCGGTTCAAAGGCGGAGACTACTACCGGGTCGGGCCGCTCGCCCGGCTTAACATCGTGGAGAAGATGGGCACGGAGCATGCGGATGCTGCTCTCGCGGAGTACCGGGAGCGGTTCGGCACCGGCACCCAGGCTGCACTCGCCTACCACCTGGCACGCTACATCGAGTTCATCGCCTCGTGCGAGCGGGCCGTTCAGTTGCTCTCGGACCCCGGCATCACCGCCCCGGACATCCGGACGCCGGTGGGAGCGGTCGTAAACCGTCGGGGTGTCGGGATCGTCGAGGCGCCCCGGGGAACCCTGATCCACGACTATACCGTCAACGAAGCGGGAATCATCGAACGGTGCAACCTTATCGTGGCGACCTGCCAGAACAACTACGCGATGGACCGGGGCGTGGAGGATATGGCACGCCGGGTGGTGGAGAACGGAGCGTTGACCGAAGCGGCGGCAAACCGCATCGAGATGATCATCAGGGCCTATGACCCCTGCATCTCGTGCGCAACGCACGCGATCGGGAAGATGCCTCTGAAGATCGAGTGTGTCAGAAGAACGTGA
- a CDS encoding roadblock/LC7 domain-containing protein: MLKQILGEFLKLDGVTAAVVAGRDGFVIESVVAGDVDVEALGAMASTGMGTSEAMSNELGKGEMSQMLIELENGPILLSPLSEDELIAIVANANVNVGRIRYELKKNRDRITAAL; this comes from the coding sequence ATGCTAAAACAGATCCTGGGAGAATTCCTGAAACTTGACGGGGTTACCGCCGCGGTCGTGGCGGGACGGGACGGCTTTGTGATCGAGAGTGTTGTTGCCGGGGACGTGGACGTCGAGGCCCTGGGTGCCATGGCATCGACAGGGATGGGTACGTCTGAGGCAATGAGCAACGAACTCGGGAAGGGAGAGATGAGCCAGATGCTCATCGAACTGGAGAACGGGCCCATTCTGCTCTCTCCACTCTCGGAGGACGAGTTGATCGCCATCGTGGCGAACGCGAACGTCAACGTCGGGCGAATCCGGTACGAACTGAAGAAGAACAGGGATCGGATAACTGCTGCTTTGTGA